In Indicator indicator isolate 239-I01 chromosome 16, UM_Iind_1.1, whole genome shotgun sequence, one genomic interval encodes:
- the MESD gene encoding LOW QUALITY PROTEIN: LRP chaperone MESD (The sequence of the model RefSeq protein was modified relative to this genomic sequence to represent the inferred CDS: inserted 1 base in 1 codon) — MAAAAGWALLGLALWLCAAAGAGEPEGKRRAGPAKKKDIRDYNDADMARLLEQWEKDDDIEEGDLPEHKRPSAPIDFSKIDPGKPESILKLTKKGKTLMMFVTVSGNPTEKETEEITSLWQGSLFNANYDVQRFIVGSNRAIFMLRDGGYAWEIKDFLISQERCADVTLEGQVYPGKGAEESEKGKNKTKPEKAKKKKDADKKSNSIQEDNRAXQTERGSMMEA, encoded by the exons ATGGCGGCGGCTGCGGGTTGGGCCTTGCTGGGCCTAGCGCTATGGCTGTGCgcggcagctggggctggcgaGCCGGAGGGGAAGCGGCGAGCGGGGCCGGCCAAGAAGAAGGACATTCGGGACTACAACGACGCGGACATGGCTcggctgctggagcagtgggag aAGGATGATGACATTGAAGAGGGTGATCTTCCCGAACACAAGAGGCCTTCAGCACCAATAGATTTCTCAAAAATTGATCCAGGCAAGCCTGAAAGTATCCTGAAGCTGACAAAAAAGGGGAAGACCTTGATGATGTTTGTCACAGTGTCAGGAAATCccacagaaaaggagactgaagaGATTACCAGCCTGTGGCAGGGCAGTCTCTTCAATGCCAACTATGATGTGCAAAG GTTTATTGTTGGCTCCAATAGAGCCATCTTTATGCTGCGTGATGGTGGCTATGCCTGGGAGATCAAAGACTTCTTGATCAGTCAGGAAAGGTGTGCAGATGTTACTCTGGAAGGTCAGGTTTATCCTGgaaaaggagcagaagaaagtgagaaaggcaaaaacaaaaccaagcctgaaaaagcaaagaagaaaaaagatgcaGACAAGAAATCCAATAGCATCCAAGAGGACAACAGGG ACCAAACAGAGAGAGGATCTATGATGGAGGCATGA